In Nocardioides conyzicola, one genomic interval encodes:
- a CDS encoding glycoside hydrolase family 5 protein, with protein MRHARWIVPVAAVVVLLTGGAIYAERRDPAPAQPGVDTGAPQPVVDGNRLVDQRSDATFVPRGVNWSSFEYACTQGWGMSSLDTLGVGDAANSQAAAIASWGANTVRLPLNQDCWLGTRGAPVSDQFEERTSQGYRHSVDTFVKALNRQGLVVILDLHSRKRIGQPEFGNVAMPDSESLSFWRSVAGEYAGNPSVMFDAFNEPYSRYDATDTLVFDLTWECWRDGGCQAPVEDDQSATDGQMTYPVQGVAAVVAEIRDAGAPQPILLGGLDYANDLSHWLDFAPDDDQLVASFHSYDFKDCNDAKCWDAVLAPIADRVPVLTGELGAKDPADGYVARYLAWADKHEIGSLFWVWADHPTDPMALVRDQAGTPTTYGALARRHLRAAAADDS; from the coding sequence ATGCGGCACGCGCGTTGGATCGTGCCGGTGGCGGCGGTCGTTGTGCTGCTCACCGGCGGTGCGATCTATGCCGAGCGTCGCGACCCTGCGCCCGCGCAACCGGGCGTCGACACGGGGGCGCCGCAGCCGGTCGTCGACGGCAACCGCCTGGTCGACCAGCGCAGCGACGCCACCTTCGTCCCGCGCGGGGTCAACTGGAGCAGCTTCGAGTACGCCTGCACCCAGGGCTGGGGCATGTCCTCCCTCGACACGCTCGGCGTCGGCGACGCGGCGAACAGCCAGGCCGCCGCGATCGCCTCCTGGGGGGCAAACACGGTGCGCCTCCCGCTCAACCAGGACTGCTGGCTGGGCACCCGCGGGGCACCCGTGAGCGACCAGTTCGAGGAGCGCACCTCCCAGGGCTACCGCCACAGCGTCGACACGTTCGTCAAGGCCCTCAACCGGCAGGGGCTGGTCGTCATCCTCGACCTGCACAGCCGCAAGCGGATCGGCCAGCCGGAGTTCGGCAACGTCGCGATGCCCGACTCCGAGTCGTTGTCCTTCTGGCGCTCGGTCGCGGGCGAGTACGCCGGCAACCCGTCGGTGATGTTCGACGCGTTCAACGAGCCGTACTCACGCTACGACGCGACCGACACCCTCGTCTTCGACCTCACCTGGGAGTGCTGGCGCGACGGTGGCTGCCAGGCGCCAGTCGAGGACGACCAGTCCGCCACCGACGGCCAGATGACCTACCCGGTGCAGGGCGTCGCCGCGGTCGTCGCCGAGATCCGCGACGCCGGCGCGCCCCAGCCCATCCTGCTGGGTGGCCTGGACTACGCCAACGACCTGTCCCACTGGCTCGACTTCGCGCCCGACGACGACCAGCTCGTCGCCTCGTTCCACAGCTACGACTTCAAGGACTGCAACGACGCGAAGTGCTGGGACGCGGTCCTGGCGCCGATCGCCGACCGGGTGCCCGTCCTCACCGGCGAGCTGGGGGCCAAGGACCCCGCCGACGGCTACGTCGCCCGCTACCTCGCGTGGGCCGACAAGCACGAGATCGGCTCGCTCTTCTGGGTCTGGGCGGACCACCCGACCGACCCGATGGCGCTGGTCCGCGACCAGGCCGGCACGCCCACCACGTACGGCGCCCTGGCCCGTCGTCACCTGCGGGCGGCCGCAGCGGACGACAGCTGA
- a CDS encoding glycosyltransferase, which translates to MTTTTSAAPTRARLGDGVSADLGRLLPEGICRTFRVIPYAVMDGVVLVAATDVDDVITQQVVAERIDRQVQLVRHTGNEVTEAIDSIYPPLEGQIETAEERRARVQLSRMLTSSGLVTNEQLQLGMLEYSRTGDPLGDILVAHEAISEDVLVAALSELHQMQRVGLADFVPDLEVARRLPEHLAQRLQAVPVAATEDLVLLATARPLDPEQTLDVEEALGSPFRQLLANRTELDQLIQRVHSEHYAHISTVSLMESQPEASAHVVFTGNQKAVSVCVGIAVLLSAIVWPMATLVGVVAVCSLIYLLVSCYKFQLTFRALGTHLETDITDEQIAALDDRTLPMYTILVPLYKEAGIVRRLVRGINELDWPRTRLDVKLLCEEDDLETVAMIKSLNLPPHFHLVVVPDSQPKTKPKACNYGLQLATGTFCVIFDAEDRPDPDELKKAYLAFQTVASNVACIQAKLNHFNQDQNLLTAWFANEYSMHFELVLPAMGAAGSPIPLGGTSNHFITSVLRELGAWDPFNVTEDADLGIRLHRQGYRTAMIDATTLEEANSSVPNWIRQRSRWIKGYFQTWLVHMRSPGTLARETGFRGFVSFNLTMGNAFVLLMNPIFWSLSTIYLLTQAGFIQQMFPGFVFYAASALLFVGNFVFVYLNVAGSLQRGEFGITRTALLSPLYWGLMSWAAWKGAIQLFTNPFYWEKTEHGLDDGEGDEL; encoded by the coding sequence ATGACCACCACCACTTCTGCCGCACCCACCCGGGCGCGACTGGGCGACGGCGTGTCCGCCGACCTCGGCCGACTGCTGCCCGAGGGCATCTGCCGCACCTTCCGGGTGATCCCGTACGCCGTCATGGACGGCGTCGTGCTCGTCGCCGCCACCGACGTCGACGACGTGATCACGCAGCAGGTCGTCGCCGAGCGCATCGACCGTCAGGTCCAGCTGGTCCGGCACACCGGCAACGAGGTCACCGAGGCCATCGACTCGATCTACCCGCCCCTGGAGGGCCAGATCGAGACCGCCGAGGAGCGACGGGCCCGGGTGCAGCTGTCCCGGATGCTCACCAGCAGCGGCCTGGTGACCAACGAGCAGCTCCAGCTCGGCATGCTCGAGTACTCGCGGACGGGAGACCCGCTGGGCGACATCCTGGTCGCCCACGAGGCGATCTCGGAGGACGTCCTGGTCGCGGCCCTGTCCGAGCTCCACCAGATGCAGCGGGTCGGCCTCGCCGACTTCGTCCCGGACCTCGAGGTCGCCCGTCGCCTGCCCGAGCACCTCGCGCAGCGGCTGCAGGCGGTCCCGGTCGCGGCGACCGAGGACCTGGTGCTGCTCGCGACGGCGCGGCCGCTCGACCCCGAGCAGACGCTCGACGTCGAGGAGGCCCTCGGCTCGCCCTTCCGTCAGCTGCTGGCCAACCGCACCGAGCTCGACCAGCTGATCCAGCGGGTGCACAGCGAGCACTACGCCCACATCTCGACCGTCTCGCTGATGGAGTCGCAGCCCGAGGCATCGGCCCACGTCGTCTTCACCGGCAACCAGAAGGCGGTGAGCGTCTGCGTCGGGATCGCCGTCCTGCTCAGCGCCATCGTCTGGCCGATGGCGACCCTCGTCGGCGTGGTCGCCGTCTGCTCGCTGATCTACCTGCTGGTGTCCTGCTACAAGTTCCAGCTCACCTTCCGGGCCCTCGGCACGCACCTCGAGACCGACATCACCGACGAGCAGATCGCCGCGCTCGACGACCGGACGCTCCCGATGTACACGATCCTGGTGCCGCTCTACAAGGAGGCCGGGATCGTCCGCCGCCTCGTGCGCGGCATCAACGAGCTCGACTGGCCGCGCACCCGTCTCGACGTGAAGCTGCTGTGCGAGGAGGACGACCTCGAGACCGTGGCGATGATCAAGTCGCTGAACCTGCCGCCGCACTTCCACCTCGTCGTCGTGCCGGACAGCCAGCCGAAGACCAAGCCCAAGGCCTGCAACTACGGCCTCCAGCTCGCGACCGGCACCTTCTGCGTCATCTTCGACGCCGAGGACCGCCCGGACCCCGACGAGCTGAAGAAGGCGTACCTCGCCTTCCAGACGGTCGCCTCCAACGTCGCGTGCATCCAGGCGAAGCTCAACCACTTCAACCAGGACCAGAACCTGCTGACCGCCTGGTTCGCCAACGAGTACTCGATGCACTTCGAGCTGGTGCTGCCGGCGATGGGTGCCGCCGGCTCGCCGATCCCGCTCGGCGGGACCTCCAACCACTTCATCACCTCGGTGCTCCGCGAGCTCGGCGCGTGGGACCCGTTCAACGTGACCGAGGACGCCGACCTGGGCATCCGCCTCCACCGCCAGGGCTACCGCACGGCGATGATCGACGCGACGACGCTCGAGGAGGCCAACTCCAGCGTGCCCAACTGGATCCGCCAGCGCAGCCGGTGGATCAAGGGCTACTTCCAGACCTGGCTCGTGCACATGCGCAGCCCCGGCACGCTCGCCCGGGAGACCGGCTTCCGCGGCTTCGTCAGCTTCAACCTGACGATGGGCAACGCGTTCGTCCTGCTGATGAACCCCATCTTCTGGAGCCTGTCGACGATCTACCTGCTGACCCAGGCCGGGTTCATCCAGCAGATGTTCCCCGGCTTCGTCTTCTACGCGGCGAGCGCGTTGCTCTTCGTCGGCAACTTCGTGTTCGTCTACCTCAACGTCGCGGGCAGCCTGCAGCGCGGCGAGTTCGGCATCACCCGGACCGCCCTGCTCTCGCCGCTCTACTGGGGCCTGATGAGCTGGGCCGCCTGGAAGGGCGCCATCCAGCTCTTCACCAACCCCTTCTACTGGGAGAAGACCGAGCACGGTCTCGACGACGGTGAGGGTGACGAGCTGTGA